The following coding sequences are from one Dermacentor silvarum isolate Dsil-2018 chromosome 4, BIME_Dsil_1.4, whole genome shotgun sequence window:
- the LOC119450054 gene encoding elongation of very long chain fatty acids protein AAEL008004 gives MENYTDSESASAFFRRDPRTADWALVGNKQFIVFLVAAYVYIVKIGGPRFMKERKPYDNIKPLILLYNAVMVLLNCYFVGAFFSRSYWGGGYSLFCQGIDFQARDALTMSMLSHVWWYVMVRIADFLDTIFFVLRRKDSHISFLHVIHHILVVFNGWYGLAYGADGHAAFGIIFNSFVHVVMYSYYFLSLLGPSVQKYLWWKRYLTQFQLAQFVLMFFHMTVPLFVNCGYPLAHICITLPQGVFFFAMFMNFYIKSYSNRRRPQQREEVKNKVQ, from the coding sequence ATGGAGAACTACACAGATTCCGAATCGGCGTCAGCTTTCTTCCGGCGTGACCCGCGCACCGCCGACTGGGCTCTGGTGGGCAACAAGCAGTTCATCGTCTTTCTAGTTGCCGCCTATGTTTACATCGTCAAGATCGGCGGGCCTCGGTTCATGAAGGAACGCAAGCCCTACGACAACATCAAGCCCCTGATCTTGCTCTACAACGCTGTCATGGTGCTACTCAACTGCTACTTCGTCGGTGCATTCTTCTCGAGGAGCTATTGGGGCGGCGGCTACAGTCTTTTCTGCCAGGGCATCGACTTCCAGGCACGGGATGCGCTGACGATGAGCATGCTGTCTCACGTGTGGTGGTACGTTATGGTGAGGATTGCCGACTTCCTGGACACCATCTTCTTCGTCCTGCGCAGGAAGGACTCGCACATATCGTTCCTGCATGTCATCCACCACATCTTGGTCGTCTTCAACGGTTGGTACGGCCTAGCCTACGGAGCAGATGGACACGCTGCCTTCGGCATCATCTTCAACAGCTTCGTGCACGTAGTCATGTACTCCTACTACTTCTTGTCTCTGTTGGGACCCTCGGTGCAGAAGTACCTGTGGTGGAAGCGCTACCTCACCCAGTTCCAGCTGGCGCAGTTTGTACTCATGTTCTTCCACATGACCGTACCGCTATTCGTGAACTGCGGTTACCCTCTGGCGCATATATGCATCACGTTGCCACAGGGCGTCTTCTTCTTCGCAATGTTCATGAACTTCTACATCAAGAGTTACTCTAATCGAAGGAGGCCTCAGCAACGCGAGGAGGTCAAGAACAAAGTTCAGTAA